A genomic stretch from Dyella sp. M7H15-1 includes:
- a CDS encoding chemotaxis protein CheB: MNMPQAIAIGCSAGGVDALKAIISGLDARLNLPILVCCHTGSDTVELLCEILDRASPLAVTEARERHPVQDGTVHLAPSGYHLLIEHDRHFALSIDPRVNYVRPSIDVMFCSAAEVWHEKLIGIVLTGGNADGASGLQRIRELGGTAIVQSPSSAEMPTMPQAALDTAGADYCVDLSDIAPLINRLCLV, from the coding sequence ATGAATATGCCGCAAGCTATTGCGATCGGTTGTTCGGCAGGTGGCGTGGATGCGCTCAAAGCCATCATCAGTGGCCTCGACGCCAGGTTGAATCTACCGATTTTGGTGTGCTGCCACACCGGCTCCGATACGGTGGAGCTGCTGTGCGAGATATTGGACCGCGCTTCGCCGTTAGCCGTGACCGAGGCACGCGAACGCCATCCTGTACAAGACGGGACTGTCCATCTGGCCCCAAGCGGCTACCATCTGCTGATCGAACACGATCGACACTTTGCCTTGTCGATCGATCCGCGTGTCAACTACGTGCGCCCATCCATTGACGTGATGTTTTGTTCTGCTGCGGAGGTCTGGCACGAAAAACTCATAGGTATCGTACTTACAGGGGGAAACGCCGATGGCGCCTCAGGCCTGCAACGGATACGGGAATTGGGTGGCACCGCTATCGTTCAATCACCGTCCAGCGCGGAAATGCCGACCATGCCACAGGCCGCATTGGATACCGCCGGTGCGGACTATTGCGTCGATCTTTCCGATATCGCTCCACTGATCAATCGATTGTGCCTGGTATGA
- a CDS encoding OmpA family protein, whose protein sequence is MKRKGLYFLIALALGGVGAVHAQDNTAATAGSSTSAPAWSNGFDDRWYIAPTIGGFYNDTDRNTRSRQIFYGLSVGKFVAPNVSVELFIDRTKRDGDTDVFGQGNRWANNAYGVSARYFFGDANAWRPYLMGGVMGSYHSNPLNKGWAPAVQAGAGISKSITDSADFRVEAAYRYDWDDKTQPAKNGYGDWYLGFSLVAKIGAVPAAAAPATPPPPAAPDCSKQFRNGVNLCDNKCPDLPEGTIVGPDGCPQKVVIDLKGVNFKFDRPKKHETNIEPTLAVPASDSMAILDQAVDTLKRYPQVHVTVAGYTDSVGTATYNQGLSERRAKIVYDYLTSHGIDASRLEGPIGHGLNDPIDTNKTAAGRARNRRTELQVQQ, encoded by the coding sequence ATGAAACGTAAGGGCCTTTATTTTCTTATTGCTCTTGCCCTGGGCGGCGTAGGTGCCGTTCACGCGCAGGACAATACGGCCGCGACTGCGGGCAGCAGCACTTCCGCACCCGCATGGTCGAATGGTTTTGATGATCGTTGGTACATTGCCCCAACCATCGGCGGCTTCTACAACGACACTGACCGCAATACCCGCAGCCGCCAGATCTTCTACGGCCTGTCCGTGGGTAAGTTCGTCGCCCCGAATGTTTCCGTGGAACTGTTCATCGACCGTACCAAGCGTGATGGTGACACCGATGTGTTCGGCCAGGGCAACAGATGGGCGAATAACGCCTATGGTGTGTCCGCCCGCTACTTCTTTGGTGATGCAAACGCCTGGCGTCCGTACCTGATGGGTGGCGTGATGGGCAGCTACCACAGCAATCCGCTCAACAAGGGTTGGGCTCCGGCTGTACAGGCTGGCGCGGGTATCTCCAAGTCGATCACCGACAGCGCAGACTTCCGTGTTGAAGCGGCCTACCGTTACGACTGGGACGACAAGACCCAGCCGGCGAAGAATGGCTACGGCGACTGGTACCTGGGCTTCAGCCTGGTGGCCAAGATCGGTGCCGTGCCAGCGGCTGCCGCGCCGGCTACGCCGCCGCCCCCGGCTGCTCCGGACTGCTCCAAGCAGTTCCGCAACGGCGTGAACCTGTGCGACAACAAGTGCCCGGATCTGCCGGAAGGCACGATCGTCGGTCCGGATGGCTGTCCGCAGAAGGTCGTGATCGACTTGAAGGGCGTGAACTTCAAGTTCGACCGTCCGAAGAAGCACGAAACCAACATCGAGCCGACGCTGGCCGTGCCGGCATCCGATTCAATGGCGATCCTGGATCAGGCGGTGGATACGCTCAAGCGTTACCCGCAGGTGCATGTCACCGTTGCCGGTTACACCGACAGCGTGGGCACGGCCACTTACAACCAGGGCCTGTCGGAACGTCGTGCGAAAATCGTGTACGACTACCTGACCTCGCACGGTATCGATGCAAGCCGTCTGGAAGGGCCGATTGGTCATGGCTTGAACGATCCGATCGACACCAACAAGACCGCCGCCGGTCGCGCACGCAACCGTCGTACGGAATTGCAAGTTCAGCAGTAA
- a CDS encoding protein-glutamate O-methyltransferase CheR, which produces MTVDTLELDSIEVELFVQALQRRHGYDFSQYAPASLKRRVRQLTDHLQCKTISGLTERVLHEPTLLPRVLDGLTVPASDMFRDPGLFRGLREQVLPMLASYPRINIWQAGCAHGQEVYSLAILLEEAGLYERTQIFATDLSEQALQQAEEGIYPIRNAQQWSRNYQAAGGRHSLADYYSARYNLLKIDQHLRRNVTFAQHNLVSDGVFCEAHLILCRNVLIYFSNPLQDRVLSLFRDSLVRSGFLCLGLRESLEYATAAASFAPFDERLRIYRMNNQPE; this is translated from the coding sequence ATGACCGTGGACACGCTAGAGCTCGATAGCATTGAAGTGGAACTGTTCGTGCAGGCGCTGCAGCGCCGCCACGGTTACGACTTCAGCCAGTACGCGCCTGCCTCCCTGAAACGACGGGTGCGGCAACTGACGGACCATTTGCAATGTAAGACGATCAGCGGATTGACCGAACGCGTGTTGCATGAACCAACCTTGCTTCCACGCGTACTCGACGGCCTCACCGTGCCGGCGTCGGATATGTTCCGGGATCCGGGCTTGTTCCGTGGTCTGCGCGAGCAGGTGCTGCCGATGCTGGCTTCGTACCCGCGGATCAATATCTGGCAAGCAGGGTGCGCACACGGACAGGAGGTGTATTCCCTGGCGATCCTGCTGGAAGAAGCCGGCCTTTACGAGCGCACGCAGATCTTCGCCACCGACCTTAGCGAGCAGGCCTTGCAACAGGCTGAGGAGGGTATTTATCCCATACGCAACGCGCAGCAATGGTCGCGCAATTATCAAGCCGCCGGCGGCAGGCATTCACTGGCCGACTACTACAGCGCGCGCTACAACCTACTGAAGATCGACCAGCATTTGCGCCGGAACGTCACTTTCGCCCAGCACAACCTGGTTTCGGATGGCGTGTTCTGCGAAGCGCATCTGATCCTGTGCCGCAATGTGCTGATCTACTTTTCCAACCCCTTGCAGGATCGCGTGCTGTCGTTGTTCCGCGACAGTCTGGTGCGCAGCGGCTTTCTCTGTCTTGGCCTGCGCGAAAGCCTCGAATACGCCACTGCTGCCGCAAGCTTCGCGCCGTTCGACGAACGCTTGCGCATCTATCGCATGAACAATCAGCCAGAGTGA
- a CDS encoding diguanylate cyclase, producing MSHHPPKILVVDDTRANLVAMRHLLANCGAELVEAVSGNEALSRCLDEQFALILLDVNMPDMDGFEVAALLGEAEQLHDTPVIFVTAAYADDLNRLKGYRSGAVDYISKPINDVILQSKVRVFLELHTARMQLQQTLEELSARNQQLQVEIAERQRVEAKVRHQATHDMLTGLPNRVLFHDRLRLSMQHAGKDHSFALALVDIDGFKAVNDTYGHPAGDALLQAISSRLNNRVRADDTVARLGGDEFAMILENVSDVHAVLQRCQDLCDILAKPYPLTGTHGAFTAHVSASIGIAMWQERLESDETLIQAADRALYQVKESGKNGCVLSGS from the coding sequence ATGAGTCATCATCCTCCCAAAATTCTGGTCGTCGACGACACCCGCGCCAACCTGGTCGCGATGCGTCATCTGCTCGCCAACTGCGGCGCCGAACTGGTCGAAGCTGTCAGCGGCAACGAAGCCCTTTCCCGCTGCCTGGACGAGCAATTCGCGCTGATCCTGCTCGACGTGAACATGCCTGACATGGACGGTTTTGAAGTAGCCGCCCTGCTTGGCGAAGCCGAACAGTTGCACGATACGCCGGTGATCTTCGTGACCGCTGCGTATGCCGACGACCTCAATCGCCTCAAAGGCTATCGCTCCGGCGCGGTGGATTACATTTCCAAGCCGATCAACGACGTGATCCTGCAATCCAAAGTGCGCGTATTCCTGGAGCTGCATACAGCACGCATGCAACTGCAGCAGACGCTGGAAGAACTTTCGGCGCGCAACCAGCAATTACAGGTGGAAATTGCCGAACGCCAGCGCGTCGAAGCCAAAGTGCGCCACCAGGCCACGCACGACATGCTCACGGGCCTGCCCAACCGTGTACTGTTCCACGATCGCCTGCGTCTGTCCATGCAACATGCAGGGAAAGATCATAGCTTTGCGTTGGCGTTGGTAGACATCGATGGTTTCAAGGCGGTGAATGACACCTATGGCCATCCTGCCGGCGATGCGCTGCTGCAGGCGATTTCCTCGCGCCTCAACAACCGTGTGCGCGCCGATGATACCGTGGCCCGGCTGGGCGGCGATGAATTCGCCATGATCCTGGAGAACGTCAGTGACGTGCATGCCGTACTGCAACGCTGTCAGGACCTTTGCGACATACTGGCCAAACCCTATCCGCTGACGGGAACGCACGGCGCGTTCACTGCGCATGTCAGCGCTAGTATTGGCATCGCGATGTGGCAGGAGCGACTCGAGTCGGACGAAACGCTGATCCAGGCGGCAGACCGCGCGCTTTACCAGGTGAAGGAGAGCGGCAAGAACGGATGCGTGCTATCGGGCTCCTGA
- a CDS encoding amidohydrolase family protein, translated as MLKIDTHAHILPRDWPNLAAKYGNEAFPVMNHTDGRYRIYKDGKFFREVWESSFDPQHRIKDYARFGVSVQVISTVPVLFSYWAPGYQALELHRHLNDHMAEICRDYPRHYAAIGTVPLQAPDLAIRELERCIDELGLYGVQIGSHCNEWNLDAPELFPFFEAASDLDAAIMVHPWDMMGTATMPKYWMPWLVGMPAEQSRAACCLAFGGVLERLPRLRVMLAHGGGSFPWTIGRIEHGFRMRPDLVATDNPRNPREYLKRLFFDSCVHDPQALRYLLDVTGVERVMLGTDYPFPLGEQEPGSGIESLQLDDPTRARLFHGTALEWLGLPQQRFSAQN; from the coding sequence ATGCTGAAAATCGACACCCACGCCCACATCCTCCCCCGCGACTGGCCCAATCTGGCCGCCAAGTACGGTAACGAAGCCTTCCCAGTGATGAACCACACCGACGGTCGCTATCGCATCTATAAGGACGGCAAGTTCTTCCGCGAAGTATGGGAGTCCTCGTTCGATCCGCAGCATCGCATCAAGGACTATGCCCGCTTCGGTGTAAGCGTGCAGGTGATTTCCACTGTGCCGGTGCTGTTCTCGTACTGGGCACCGGGTTACCAGGCACTGGAGCTGCACCGACATCTGAACGACCACATGGCTGAAATTTGCCGGGATTACCCCCGGCATTACGCCGCTATCGGCACGGTGCCGCTGCAAGCGCCGGACTTGGCGATCCGCGAACTGGAACGTTGCATCGACGAACTGGGTCTGTACGGCGTGCAAATCGGCTCACATTGCAATGAGTGGAATCTCGACGCCCCGGAGCTATTCCCGTTCTTCGAGGCGGCGTCCGACCTGGACGCGGCCATTATGGTGCACCCCTGGGACATGATGGGCACGGCCACCATGCCCAAGTACTGGATGCCCTGGCTGGTAGGCATGCCTGCCGAGCAGTCCCGTGCGGCCTGCTGCCTGGCCTTTGGCGGCGTGCTGGAACGCCTGCCTCGGCTACGCGTAATGCTGGCGCATGGCGGCGGCAGCTTCCCCTGGACCATCGGACGCATCGAACATGGCTTCCGCATGCGCCCGGACCTGGTCGCCACGGATAACCCGCGCAACCCGCGCGAATACCTCAAGCGCCTGTTTTTCGATTCCTGCGTGCACGATCCGCAGGCCCTGCGTTATCTGCTGGATGTAACCGGTGTCGAGCGCGTGATGCTCGGTACCGACTATCCTTTCCCGCTGGGGGAGCAGGAACCGGGCAGCGGCATCGAGTCGCTGCAACTGGATGATCCGACCCGTGCCCGCCTGTTTCACGGTACCGCACTGGAGTGGCTGGGACTACCGCAACAACGCTTCTCTGCCCAAAATTGA
- a CDS encoding response regulator has protein sequence MAISTVTPVPKKKYSWLANLPIRYKMIVAIGLLLGLFLINGLINVASQHRQTNTRHWANHTYQVLMQIQELQRSALAGQIGLRGFLISHKTIELDRLSNSDKQFQQQLVQLRQLSADNPLQQLRIDHIQAMVSQWNSEMRSLLIAPQLAVKDPASPAGLEQLAQIQADYIAKRGVKTEDFTAVLDEMRDTEQQLLVERTLSVERLVRNTLYVNVASALVGLILGLMVISLTSRMVTRPIRRLTDLMTRLAHHDHHIEIRGAERRDEVGEIAQALLVFKQMVIDSEEQSSLKNHATSISHSLQQATHHRDFAERLTSLLTPLLHAGVSLFYGYDEARQRLDLLGSYGMRLQNHAGAYMPGEGLVGQCALSRQPITLDDVPENYLHIDSGSGAALPRHITIRPLLLRDELIGVLEFGSFAPPSPKHQQLLDELLPMAALTLENLNRAVNTQDLLEQTREQTDELRISALTMKQQQQALRDTNDTLQNKTIELEEQSQRLQASEEELRVQADELQASNEELRLKSDTLRQQKQQVEALQRETEQKAQELARASQYKSEFLANMSHELRTPLNSLLILSRNLADNREGNLDTEQVESARIIHDAGSNLLHLINDILDLSKIEAGKMELSRVDYPLQNLARSLRRTFDHVAREKKLDYEVSMEENLPVEIHTDPNRLEQIINNLLANAFKFTAKGSIRVHISRPAGDLPVPDAMKDQSLLAISVKDSGIGIPADKLERIFNAFEQADSSTSRQFGGTGLGLSISRRMAELLGGDIVLRSEVDQGSEFVLLLPERAPEETADTSLPASITHAPIARPVTRSLLPAEGVADDRERIEPGDSVILIVEDDPAFARILADIVRQKGHRMLHSLDGEEGLALARRYHPVGILLDVMLPGMDGWTVIERLKSDPATRHIPVHFLSATDDASRGRDLGAVGFLTKPVTREAINDAFERLLHFAKGRTRHLLVVDDDANARAAVRTLLNQDDVRIDEASTGEEALQKISETGYDCIVLDLGLPGISGLELLEKLAHSGSIPPVVVYSGRELSREENLRIRQYTDSIVIKGVRSPERLLDEVSLFLHSIRQTSGPASISPTPPHDGLSGHHVMLVDDDMRNLFALSKVLRGWGLQVTVAQDGQKALEQLAEHGNVELVLMDIMMPGMDGYEVTRAIRGQPSLNHLPIIALTAKAMRGDREQCLEAGANDYLSKPIDLDKLASMMHVWLRS, from the coding sequence ATGGCCATCTCCACTGTGACGCCAGTACCCAAGAAGAAGTATTCGTGGCTGGCTAACCTGCCTATTCGCTACAAAATGATCGTGGCGATCGGGCTGCTGCTGGGGCTGTTCCTGATCAACGGCCTCATCAATGTCGCCTCGCAGCACAGGCAGACGAACACCCGACACTGGGCCAACCATACCTATCAGGTACTGATGCAGATCCAGGAGCTGCAACGCTCGGCGCTGGCCGGGCAGATCGGCCTGCGCGGCTTCCTGATCAGCCACAAGACCATCGAACTCGACCGTCTCAGCAATAGTGACAAACAGTTTCAGCAACAGCTTGTGCAACTGCGCCAGCTCAGCGCAGACAATCCTCTCCAGCAACTTCGCATCGACCACATCCAGGCCATGGTTTCGCAGTGGAACAGCGAGATGCGGAGTCTGCTCATCGCTCCCCAACTGGCGGTAAAGGATCCAGCCTCGCCCGCCGGCCTGGAGCAACTCGCCCAGATCCAGGCCGACTACATCGCCAAGCGCGGCGTGAAGACCGAGGACTTCACCGCCGTGCTGGATGAGATGCGCGACACCGAGCAGCAATTGCTGGTCGAGCGCACCCTCAGCGTGGAACGGCTGGTACGCAACACTTTATATGTGAATGTAGCCAGTGCCCTGGTCGGACTGATCCTTGGCTTGATGGTGATCTCGCTTACTTCGCGCATGGTTACGCGCCCGATCCGCCGCCTCACCGACCTGATGACGCGCCTGGCCCATCACGACCACCACATCGAGATTCGCGGCGCCGAGCGGCGCGACGAAGTAGGGGAAATCGCGCAGGCACTGCTCGTATTCAAGCAGATGGTGATTGACTCCGAAGAACAGTCTTCGCTGAAGAACCACGCCACCTCGATTTCACACAGCTTGCAGCAAGCCACTCATCACCGCGATTTTGCCGAGCGCCTCACCAGCCTGCTGACACCTTTGCTGCACGCCGGCGTATCGCTGTTCTATGGCTATGATGAAGCACGCCAACGACTGGATTTGCTTGGCAGTTACGGCATGCGCCTGCAAAACCATGCCGGCGCATACATGCCGGGCGAAGGGTTGGTTGGCCAGTGCGCATTGTCACGCCAGCCGATCACGCTGGATGACGTGCCTGAAAACTATCTACATATCGACTCCGGCAGTGGCGCCGCCTTGCCACGCCACATCACCATCCGCCCACTGCTGCTGCGCGACGAGCTTATCGGAGTGCTGGAGTTCGGCAGCTTCGCTCCACCTTCGCCGAAGCACCAGCAACTGCTGGACGAACTGCTGCCCATGGCGGCATTGACGCTAGAAAACCTCAACCGCGCCGTGAACACGCAGGATCTGCTTGAACAGACCCGCGAACAGACCGACGAACTGCGCATTTCGGCACTTACGATGAAACAGCAGCAGCAAGCGCTGCGCGATACCAATGACACCCTGCAAAACAAGACTATCGAGCTGGAAGAACAGTCGCAACGCCTGCAGGCTTCCGAAGAAGAGCTACGCGTGCAGGCCGATGAGTTGCAGGCTTCCAACGAAGAACTGCGCCTGAAGAGCGACACTCTGCGCCAGCAAAAGCAGCAGGTGGAAGCGCTGCAACGCGAAACCGAACAGAAAGCGCAGGAACTGGCACGCGCGAGCCAGTACAAGAGCGAATTCCTCGCCAACATGTCGCACGAGCTGCGCACGCCCCTGAACAGCCTGCTGATCCTGTCACGCAACCTGGCTGACAACCGCGAAGGCAATCTGGACACCGAGCAAGTCGAATCGGCACGCATCATCCACGACGCTGGCTCCAACCTGCTGCACCTGATCAACGACATCCTGGATTTGTCAAAGATCGAAGCCGGCAAGATGGAATTGTCACGGGTGGATTACCCGCTGCAGAACCTTGCCCGCAGCCTGCGCCGCACCTTCGATCACGTGGCGCGCGAGAAGAAACTCGACTACGAAGTCAGCATGGAGGAAAACCTGCCGGTTGAGATCCATACCGATCCCAACCGGCTGGAGCAGATCATCAACAATCTGCTCGCCAACGCCTTCAAGTTCACCGCCAAGGGCAGCATCCGCGTGCACATCAGCCGCCCGGCCGGCGACCTGCCCGTGCCTGATGCGATGAAAGACCAGAGTCTGCTGGCCATCAGCGTGAAAGACAGCGGCATCGGCATACCGGCCGACAAGCTGGAGCGCATCTTCAACGCTTTCGAGCAAGCCGACAGCAGCACTAGCCGCCAGTTCGGCGGCACCGGACTGGGTTTGAGCATTTCGCGCCGCATGGCCGAACTGCTGGGCGGCGACATCGTGCTGCGCAGTGAAGTCGACCAGGGCAGCGAATTCGTATTGCTTTTGCCAGAACGTGCGCCAGAAGAAACCGCCGACACGTCCCTACCAGCCTCCATCACCCACGCACCGATAGCACGGCCCGTTACGCGCTCCTTGCTGCCTGCCGAAGGCGTGGCCGACGATCGCGAGCGCATCGAACCGGGCGACAGTGTCATCCTGATTGTGGAAGATGATCCCGCGTTTGCACGCATCCTGGCCGACATCGTGCGGCAGAAGGGTCATCGCATGCTGCATTCGCTGGATGGCGAGGAGGGTCTGGCGCTGGCGCGCCGTTATCACCCCGTTGGCATCCTGCTCGATGTGATGCTGCCAGGCATGGACGGCTGGACTGTGATCGAACGACTCAAGTCCGATCCCGCCACGCGGCATATCCCGGTGCATTTCCTTTCGGCGACCGATGATGCCTCGCGCGGCCGGGATCTGGGCGCGGTGGGCTTTCTCACCAAACCGGTCACACGTGAAGCCATCAACGATGCGTTTGAACGCCTGTTGCATTTCGCCAAGGGCCGCACACGGCATCTGTTGGTGGTCGACGACGATGCGAATGCACGCGCTGCCGTGCGCACCCTGCTCAACCAAGACGACGTGCGTATCGACGAAGCCAGTACCGGCGAGGAAGCCCTGCAAAAAATCAGCGAAACCGGCTACGACTGCATCGTGCTCGACCTCGGCCTGCCCGGCATATCCGGCCTGGAGTTGCTCGAAAAACTGGCACACAGCGGTAGCATTCCGCCGGTGGTGGTGTATTCCGGCCGCGAGCTGAGCCGCGAAGAAAATCTGCGCATCCGGCAATACACCGACAGCATTGTGATCAAAGGTGTGCGATCGCCGGAACGCTTGCTGGACGAAGTCAGCCTGTTCCTGCATAGCATACGTCAGACGTCTGGCCCAGCCTCTATCTCTCCAACACCACCCCATGATGGCCTGAGTGGTCATCACGTGATGCTGGTGGACGATGACATGCGCAACCTGTTCGCCCTGTCCAAGGTACTGCGCGGCTGGGGCTTGCAGGTTACGGTGGCGCAAGATGGCCAAAAGGCGCTGGAGCAACTTGCCGAGCATGGCAACGTGGAGCTGGTGCTGATGGATATCATGATGCCGGGCATGGATGGCTACGAGGTTACACGTGCGATCCGCGGGCAACCATCGCTCAACCACTTGCCGATCATCGCACTAACGGCCAAGGCCATGCGTGGTGACCGCGAGCAATGCCTGGAAGCCGGCGCCAACGATTACCTTTCCAAGCCGATCGATCTGGACAAGCTAGCCTCTATGATGCATGTGTGGTTGCGAAGCTGA
- a CDS encoding M1 family metallopeptidase, translating to MRLATVGGGLWLVAVVMLWSCQASAQTAAPAAVAATQDILFAPAHDTMITQKSSPDAWGGERTGNEPTLSDRVVSYTIDADLDAAKHAVTGKEHMTWRNRGDRDVHSVYFHLYLNAFQNEGSTFFTERNVLDRDHSGRGLATLKRGEWGWIRLQKVRQGGAPLKWSFVHPDGGPDTDQTVVRIDLAQPVPAGGTLALDIDFLSQLPRVVERTGWWGDFNLVGQWFPKIAVLELPGERGATQVRWNAHEFHFNSEFFADFGLYDVYLTVPSDYTVGAVGQLQGALEQKDGRTTYHFVQGDVHDFAWVAAKGFKTLEGTYQGSGSPKVAVRVIYPMDYEASAAPTLKSSIDAIGYFSRTLAPYPYSTLTVVIPPYNAQEAGGMEYPTFFTSVGLKYVKPNTWTQMTSDFVNIHEFGHGYFYGILASNEFEEPILDEGLNEFWDNRMLCERHEDVVLATRFTQWLGIAPRMTGFEFERLTAMLRHPYDPLAQNSWDRLSSDSYGTVYSRTATAMRDLEERLGTPALEKAFRLYYQRWRFRHPSIADFRAALIDSSGNAKEVDQIFHNYVYGTGTLDDGVSSISSYEVLPQAGVIWKDSKQSEVVADELDKQIDTQREDWKKAHPNAKPDNAGPFPWHSTVTVVRNGIAAPELLRVTYEDGSHEDVIWDDDRRWARFDFTKSSKVVSAELDPDAHNFLDANRLNNSQTIHADGAASRRWTADVATLLQTFYSILVTL from the coding sequence ATGAGACTTGCAACGGTTGGGGGTGGGCTGTGGCTCGTTGCGGTGGTGATGTTGTGGTCATGCCAGGCCAGTGCGCAGACGGCGGCACCGGCAGCCGTGGCGGCAACGCAAGACATTCTGTTTGCTCCCGCGCACGACACCATGATTACCCAAAAAAGTTCGCCGGATGCCTGGGGTGGAGAGCGTACCGGCAACGAGCCGACACTGTCCGATCGCGTGGTGAGCTACACCATCGATGCGGACCTGGATGCGGCCAAACACGCCGTCACCGGCAAGGAACACATGACCTGGCGCAATCGCGGCGATCGTGATGTACACAGTGTTTATTTCCATCTCTATCTCAATGCCTTCCAAAACGAAGGCAGTACGTTTTTCACCGAGCGCAACGTGCTGGACAGAGATCATAGCGGGCGCGGCCTGGCGACCTTGAAAAGGGGGGAGTGGGGCTGGATTCGCTTGCAGAAGGTGCGGCAGGGGGGCGCACCTTTGAAGTGGAGCTTCGTGCATCCGGATGGCGGGCCGGATACAGACCAGACCGTGGTACGCATCGATTTGGCTCAGCCGGTGCCCGCCGGCGGCACGCTGGCGTTGGATATCGATTTCCTCAGCCAGTTGCCGCGCGTGGTCGAACGTACCGGTTGGTGGGGCGATTTCAATCTGGTCGGACAATGGTTCCCCAAGATCGCCGTGCTGGAATTGCCGGGCGAACGCGGCGCTACGCAGGTGCGCTGGAACGCGCACGAATTCCACTTTAATAGCGAGTTTTTCGCCGACTTCGGCTTGTACGACGTTTACCTGACCGTGCCCAGCGATTACACGGTGGGTGCCGTGGGCCAGTTGCAAGGGGCACTGGAACAGAAGGACGGCAGGACCACCTACCACTTCGTGCAAGGCGACGTGCATGATTTTGCATGGGTCGCCGCAAAGGGTTTCAAGACGCTGGAGGGTACCTACCAGGGGTCGGGCAGCCCGAAGGTGGCGGTGCGCGTGATCTATCCGATGGACTACGAAGCCAGTGCGGCACCAACCCTGAAATCGAGCATTGACGCGATCGGCTACTTTTCTCGCACGCTCGCCCCCTATCCATACTCCACGCTGACCGTGGTGATTCCGCCTTACAACGCGCAAGAAGCGGGCGGCATGGAATATCCCACCTTCTTCACGTCCGTGGGATTGAAGTATGTGAAACCGAATACCTGGACCCAGATGACCAGCGATTTCGTGAACATCCACGAATTTGGTCATGGCTATTTCTACGGCATCCTGGCCTCCAACGAATTCGAGGAACCGATACTCGACGAAGGGCTGAACGAATTCTGGGACAACCGCATGCTGTGCGAGCGTCACGAAGATGTCGTGCTGGCAACGCGGTTCACCCAATGGCTTGGCATCGCGCCGCGCATGACAGGCTTCGAGTTCGAACGCCTCACGGCCATGTTGCGGCATCCGTACGATCCGCTCGCGCAAAACAGTTGGGATCGGCTATCAAGCGACAGTTACGGCACGGTGTACTCGCGCACTGCCACGGCCATGCGCGATCTGGAAGAACGACTGGGCACGCCGGCCCTGGAAAAAGCTTTTCGCCTGTATTACCAGCGCTGGCGTTTCCGGCATCCGTCCATAGCGGATTTTCGTGCCGCGCTGATCGACAGTTCAGGCAACGCAAAGGAGGTGGACCAGATCTTCCATAACTACGTTTACGGCACGGGCACGCTGGACGATGGCGTGTCTTCCATCAGCAGCTACGAGGTATTGCCGCAGGCTGGGGTGATTTGGAAAGACAGCAAGCAAAGCGAGGTCGTTGCGGATGAGCTGGACAAGCAGATCGACACGCAGCGTGAGGACTGGAAGAAAGCCCATCCGAATGCCAAGCCGGACAATGCCGGGCCGTTCCCATGGCACAGCACGGTTACCGTGGTACGCAACGGCATTGCTGCGCCCGAGTTACTGCGCGTTACCTACGAAGATGGTTCGCACGAAGATGTGATCTGGGACGACGATCGCCGCTGGGCGCGTTTCGATTTCACCAAGTCCAGCAAGGTGGTATCGGCCGAGCTCGATCCGGATGCGCATAACTTCCTGGATGCCAACCGGCTCAACAACAGCCAGACCATCCATGCGGATGGCGCGGCTTCCCGGCGTTGGACGGCCGATGTTGCGACCTTGCTGCAAACCTTCTACTCCATACTGGTGACACTGTGA